The Vicinamibacteria bacterium genomic sequence TGCTCATTCGTTTATGGTGATCCCGCGGCCAGGTGACCATTCCTTGGAATCGGCGACCCTGTTGAATCCATTGATGAGCGATGTCGACGAGGGGCTGATCGTTCGTCACCAAAACGCGGCCGAGCTGAACCGCTTTTTCGAAGTGCACGGGATCTGGAGTTCTCTTGGGAAGCGTATCGATAGCTCGGACAACGTCCTAGCCGGCTCGCCGGAGAGCCTTTACGCGAGCTCCTAGAACGTCATTGTCCGTGTAGAGAGGGAAGCGTCCAGCCAAGCTATCGGGGGGCCGACGAACGTCGTTTGCTCAGAAACTCGGCCTTATCCCGCTCGTACTTCTCGTCCCAGGCTTTGTCCTCTTCGATGTAGGCGTCGATCTCGTCTGGATGATCGTAGTAATAGGCAAGCGCCGCGTTGACCTGAGCAAGATTTAGGTCCGGATGCTGCTCCAGCACTCGCTCGGGCGTGTAACCCTCTTGGTGCAAGAAGACGATGTTGACGACGCGCACCCGTGTGTCATCGATGCACGGTCGGCCTCCACACACCGCCGGGATCTTTGTGATGTGGGAATACACGTACCCCGCAGGGAGCTCAACCTTCGGATCAGTCCGAGTC encodes the following:
- a CDS encoding DUF433 domain-containing protein, translating into MKEPMATRTDPKVELPAGYVYSHITKIPAVCGGRPCIDDTRVRVVNIVFLHQEGYTPERVLEQHPDLNLAQVNAALAYYYDHPDEIDAYIEEDKAWDEKYERDKAEFLSKRRSSAPR